One part of the Marinobacter sp. M3C genome encodes these proteins:
- a CDS encoding ABC transporter ATP-binding protein, which produces MSLLTVEHVSKSFREYASEWKRVARWFGLPFKPVAENPILRDISFSIERGEAIGILGQNGAGKSTLLKLITGTLMPTAGIITVNGRIAAILELGMGFNPELTGRQNVYHAASIMGFSHAEVDNFMPAVEAFADIGEYFDEPVRVYSSGMQVRVAFAVATAVRPDILIIDEALSVGDAAFQRKCFRRINEFLEQGTTLLFVTHDIDAVKKLCKRAIFLHYGKIEAYGAAKEVCDAYEKSLFGGGTPAAEELTEGRQLDPTLASDCEVSYGDGRATIESIWLQNQSGEPVNLFNSGEPLVLKACVRFNQAVDHAVFAIMIKTREGLGLFGTDTSELAQFSGRTFQEGELVTLRYDIGNAFAPGVYYINCGVRDDRSNEPVFLHRRLDAVLFRVRSDENTTVKSGLINVPAKITIEETGT; this is translated from the coding sequence ATGAGCCTGCTAACCGTTGAGCACGTCAGTAAATCCTTCCGTGAATACGCCTCTGAATGGAAGCGGGTGGCCCGCTGGTTCGGCTTGCCTTTCAAACCGGTGGCCGAAAACCCGATACTGCGAGACATCAGCTTCAGCATCGAGCGCGGTGAAGCCATTGGCATTCTTGGCCAGAACGGGGCTGGCAAAAGCACACTGTTAAAGTTGATCACCGGCACCCTTATGCCCACGGCTGGCATTATTACTGTCAATGGTCGTATTGCAGCCATTCTGGAGCTGGGCATGGGCTTCAACCCGGAACTCACCGGGCGTCAGAACGTGTATCACGCCGCTTCAATTATGGGGTTCAGCCACGCCGAAGTGGACAACTTCATGCCCGCAGTTGAAGCCTTTGCCGATATTGGCGAGTATTTTGACGAACCGGTCAGGGTCTATTCCAGCGGCATGCAGGTGCGCGTCGCTTTTGCTGTGGCCACGGCTGTTCGGCCAGACATCCTGATTATCGATGAAGCTTTGTCTGTGGGCGACGCGGCTTTTCAGCGCAAATGTTTCCGTCGCATAAACGAATTTCTGGAGCAGGGCACCACGTTGCTGTTCGTCACCCATGACATCGACGCCGTCAAAAAACTGTGTAAACGAGCCATTTTTTTGCATTACGGGAAAATAGAGGCCTACGGTGCCGCCAAAGAAGTCTGCGACGCCTACGAAAAATCACTGTTCGGCGGTGGCACCCCTGCCGCAGAGGAGCTTACCGAAGGTCGCCAGCTTGACCCAACCCTGGCCTCTGATTGTGAGGTCAGTTACGGAGATGGCCGCGCCACCATCGAGTCGATCTGGCTGCAAAATCAATCCGGTGAACCGGTTAACCTGTTTAACAGTGGCGAGCCGCTTGTGCTAAAAGCCTGTGTTCGCTTCAATCAAGCGGTGGACCATGCCGTATTTGCCATCATGATCAAAACCCGCGAAGGCCTGGGGCTGTTCGGCACCGACACCTCCGAGCTAGCACAGTTTAGCGGCCGAACCTTCCAGGAAGGCGAGTTAGTCACCCTGCGCTATGATATAGGCAACGCCTTTGCCCCTGGCGTTTACTACATCAACTGCGGTGTTAGAGACGATCGCAGCAACGAACCGGTGTTTCTCCATCGCCGGCTAGATGCCGTGCTGTTCCGGGTGCGCAGCGACGAAAACACCACGGTAAAATCGGGCCTGATCAATGTCCCGGCAAAGATAACCATCGAAGAAACAGGCACATGA
- a CDS encoding glycosyltransferase: MRLLIDLQCLQTSSRFRGIGHYVSSLLKALLQVNQQRQQPHDIIVLLNNYQPELIQDFQQHWSSLLPPGAIRVFHALPETAELSFCNPGIVRISEQLRNEFIERLNPDFVLIGSLFEGMADDFVCDIPRNRSCPVGVIGYDLIPLISPREYLGDPVINRWYRRKIDSLQRVDRVFAISESASREFETHLELPEGSVATISTGCDQGYYPLGETDETQREVLRELGISGPFILYSGASDERKNLNALIQAFNRLSVDLKKSLRLVLVGKFNEVDQARLSQYAKTHGIPPRHILYTGFVPQQTLNILYNHCQVFVFPSRHEGFGLPVLEAMTCGAPALCANTTSLPEVMGLEAAMFGPDDITRLTQLITRVVTEPDFRQQLIDHGLERSRRFSWHKTATELLHQIEQTIDKHRGSPPGSTPSNGSSSADTKRIETLAQLCQRWKLDDRQLRQLANALAANDLALTKILPQRQYNWRLEGPFDSSYSLALLNRETARGLAAIGQPVSLHSTEGPGDFEPSPAFLADNPDIAYMHSLSHDKAFRPTIISRNLYPPRVNDMAEGAHLLHHYAWEEAGFPQEWVEDFNRHLTGITCLSEHVRKVLIDNGVCLPMSVSGCGVDHWDRVVPQPYPLQARAFRFLHVSSCFPRKGVDALLEAWGQAFSNADNVSLVIKTFENPHNNVQDLLAAQRRARPDYPDVVIISEDLPAGQLKYLYENCQALVAPSKAEGFGLPLAEAMLSGLPVITTGWSGQLDFCDHDTAWLTKFHFEPAQTHFQLPDSVWASPDTEHLASQLCEVYTLPPSERRRKTAAAIQRLREQFSWEQVALRLANQADDIIQRRQNEDIQRPLRVGWVSTWNQRCGVATYSEHLTETNKHDQVIVFAPHNSGSDDSGNGPQVIRCWHQNDQDPLHELARQLLAAKLDAVVIQMNYYFFDFDALAQLIATLKASGIVVTFTLHSTVDPEPRKALTRLARAAELADRVLVHTVPDLNRLAQAGIVSNTLLMPHGIADIEPEPVEWNFNGRPCIASYGFALPHKGLEQLIEAFAQLHRENPQLVLLLLNAEHQDPVSAQFIKTLHQRIGELGIADAVHAEHRFLRNGECLGLLQQASVIALPYQQTGESSSAAVRMAIASGRPVLVTPLPIFGDVEPAVAILPGTSAEAIRDGLAQALAGQLGPDPERLRQWRESRAYPVVAKRTFNLLRSLWLNR; the protein is encoded by the coding sequence ATGAGACTCCTGATTGATCTCCAGTGCCTGCAAACCTCAAGCCGCTTCCGGGGCATTGGCCATTACGTCAGCTCGTTGCTTAAAGCCTTGCTGCAGGTTAACCAGCAGCGACAGCAGCCCCACGATATTATTGTTCTGCTCAATAATTATCAGCCAGAATTAATCCAGGACTTTCAGCAACACTGGTCGTCACTCTTGCCGCCCGGCGCCATTCGTGTTTTTCATGCACTGCCGGAAACGGCCGAGCTGTCATTCTGTAACCCGGGCATAGTCCGCATCAGCGAGCAGCTCAGAAACGAATTCATAGAACGCCTGAATCCAGATTTCGTACTCATCGGCTCACTCTTTGAGGGTATGGCTGATGATTTCGTCTGCGATATCCCCCGCAACCGTTCCTGCCCGGTGGGCGTGATCGGCTACGATTTGATTCCGCTGATCAGTCCGCGGGAGTACCTGGGTGACCCGGTAATCAACCGCTGGTACCGGCGCAAAATCGATAGCCTGCAGCGGGTGGATCGGGTGTTTGCCATATCAGAAAGTGCAAGCCGCGAATTCGAAACCCATCTTGAACTGCCTGAGGGAAGCGTGGCGACGATTTCCACAGGCTGTGACCAAGGCTATTACCCCCTGGGCGAAACAGACGAAACACAGCGCGAAGTGCTTCGGGAACTGGGCATCAGTGGGCCCTTTATTCTTTACAGCGGCGCCTCTGACGAGCGCAAGAACCTGAACGCTCTGATTCAGGCCTTCAATCGGCTTTCGGTTGACCTAAAAAAATCCCTCAGGCTGGTACTGGTTGGTAAATTTAACGAAGTCGATCAAGCCCGGCTTTCTCAATACGCCAAAACCCACGGCATTCCCCCGAGGCACATTCTCTACACCGGTTTTGTGCCTCAGCAAACCCTGAACATTCTCTACAACCATTGCCAGGTGTTCGTTTTCCCCTCCCGGCATGAAGGATTTGGGCTGCCGGTTTTAGAAGCCATGACCTGTGGTGCGCCAGCGCTCTGTGCCAACACCACCAGCCTGCCGGAAGTGATGGGGCTTGAGGCGGCCATGTTCGGGCCAGACGACATTACCCGGCTCACGCAATTAATCACCCGGGTGGTTACCGAACCTGATTTTCGCCAGCAGCTGATAGACCATGGCCTGGAGCGAAGCCGCCGTTTCTCCTGGCATAAAACCGCCACCGAACTGCTGCATCAGATTGAACAAACCATCGACAAACATAGGGGCTCACCACCGGGCAGCACCCCTTCCAACGGCAGTTCAAGCGCTGATACAAAACGAATTGAAACCCTGGCACAGTTGTGTCAACGCTGGAAGCTGGACGACAGACAACTGCGCCAACTGGCCAACGCACTGGCCGCCAACGATCTCGCGCTCACCAAAATCCTGCCCCAACGGCAATACAACTGGCGCCTCGAAGGCCCTTTCGACTCCAGCTACAGCCTGGCCCTGCTGAACCGGGAAACCGCCCGCGGGTTGGCCGCTATTGGCCAGCCGGTAAGCCTGCATTCCACCGAAGGCCCCGGCGATTTCGAACCCTCGCCGGCATTCCTGGCAGACAATCCCGACATCGCCTATATGCATTCCCTAAGCCACGATAAAGCGTTTCGGCCCACAATCATCAGCCGCAACCTTTACCCGCCCAGGGTCAACGACATGGCAGAAGGGGCACACCTCCTGCACCACTACGCCTGGGAAGAAGCCGGTTTTCCGCAGGAATGGGTCGAAGATTTCAATCGCCACCTGACCGGCATTACTTGTTTGTCTGAGCACGTTCGCAAGGTGCTCATAGACAACGGCGTTTGCCTGCCCATGTCAGTCAGTGGTTGCGGCGTAGATCACTGGGACCGTGTGGTTCCGCAGCCGTACCCGTTGCAGGCGCGGGCTTTTCGTTTTCTGCATGTGTCCTCCTGCTTCCCCCGCAAGGGTGTAGACGCCTTGCTGGAAGCCTGGGGCCAGGCGTTCAGTAACGCCGATAACGTTTCCCTGGTCATCAAAACGTTCGAAAACCCACACAACAACGTGCAAGACCTGCTCGCAGCCCAGCGGCGTGCCCGGCCGGATTACCCGGATGTGGTTATCATCAGTGAAGATTTGCCCGCCGGCCAGCTCAAATACCTTTACGAAAACTGCCAGGCCCTTGTGGCCCCCAGCAAAGCCGAGGGGTTTGGCCTTCCGCTTGCGGAAGCCATGCTCAGTGGGCTACCTGTAATCACCACCGGCTGGAGCGGTCAGCTGGATTTTTGTGACCACGATACCGCCTGGCTGACCAAGTTTCACTTTGAACCAGCCCAGACACATTTCCAGTTGCCGGATTCGGTTTGGGCAAGCCCGGACACAGAACACCTGGCCAGCCAGCTGTGTGAGGTTTACACCCTGCCACCGAGCGAACGCCGCCGTAAAACCGCCGCCGCCATTCAACGCCTGCGCGAGCAGTTCAGCTGGGAGCAGGTTGCACTGCGGCTGGCCAATCAGGCGGACGACATTATACAGCGCAGGCAAAACGAAGATATCCAGCGGCCCTTGCGGGTAGGCTGGGTAAGCACCTGGAACCAACGCTGCGGGGTGGCCACCTACTCGGAACACCTCACTGAAACCAATAAGCACGACCAGGTGATTGTGTTCGCCCCACACAACAGCGGTAGCGACGACAGTGGAAACGGCCCGCAGGTGATTCGCTGCTGGCATCAGAATGATCAAGACCCGCTGCACGAACTGGCCCGCCAGCTGCTGGCCGCCAAGCTAGACGCAGTGGTTATCCAGATGAACTACTACTTCTTCGATTTCGACGCCTTGGCCCAGCTGATTGCTACCCTCAAGGCCAGCGGCATCGTAGTAACCTTTACTTTGCATTCCACGGTGGACCCGGAACCCAGAAAGGCACTCACCCGGCTGGCCCGCGCCGCCGAGCTGGCAGACCGTGTACTGGTGCATACAGTGCCAGACCTTAACCGCCTGGCCCAGGCTGGCATCGTCAGCAATACGCTGCTGATGCCCCACGGTATTGCCGATATTGAACCAGAACCGGTTGAATGGAACTTCAACGGCCGGCCTTGCATTGCGTCCTACGGTTTTGCCTTGCCCCATAAAGGGCTTGAACAGCTGATAGAGGCATTCGCCCAGCTGCACCGGGAAAACCCCCAGCTGGTCCTGTTACTGCTCAATGCCGAACACCAAGACCCTGTATCGGCCCAATTCATAAAAACATTGCACCAACGCATCGGCGAACTCGGTATTGCCGATGCCGTTCATGCCGAGCATCGGTTCCTTCGCAATGGTGAATGTTTGGGCCTGTTGCAGCAAGCCAGTGTGATTGCCTTGCCGTATCAGCAAACCGGGGAGTCTTCCAGCGCCGCAGTGCGTATGGCTATAGCGTCTGGCAGGCCGGTGCTGGTAACCCCTTTGCCGATATTTGGCGACGTAGAGCCGGCAGTGGCAATTCTGCCGGGCACCAGCGCAGAAGCCATTCGCGACGGCCTGGCCCAGGCCCTGGCCGGGCAGCTTGGGCCAGACCCCGAACGCTTGCGCCAGTGGCGTGAGTCAAGGGCCTACCCGGTGGTTGCAAAGCGAACCTTCAACCTTCTGCGGTCTTTGTGGCTTAACCGGTAA
- a CDS encoding DUF4214 domain-containing protein, giving the protein MATLTVEQQVQQIYIGLLGRAADKAGLDYWTNEITTGVLSIEQLRANIVNEQPEYADGLGLLSRAQVVSELYQNLFERAAESAGLNYWVSGEGSSVNIDQLVLALTNAAGANDRLALDNKTEAATYYAANVGTGFTRDGAKAAVDSVDGTRASVLDSKAATDGGTQSSGDTFTLTQGADSFSGGASNDTFNGADNANGAVWTTGDSLNGGAGEDTFNIVTGTAITGAPVGATVANVENINVTSDAAVTLNTTSFSGLTSLSVNNDSAQILTAAATTDVAATADAATVTVNGGKDVTVTSTDNVLDNISVGGTTAAAGTVDVNVTGGDAGTETSGSVNVTGGSTVNVTQNAGNAAATGNDTVGGVIGVTGDANTTAVTVNQTDTGTGLTATSTAAGVVGFTAGSVTINDANQASATAAGTIATVSLDSYGNSTIDSGALTTVNLEGTGGSLGVTAGALTTAVVDTLALNVSGLTAGATTLDADYTTVNIDSSTAASTVSDLIASSATTVNVAGDAKLTLTDQDFTGADTITVTNTAGASFGATAIAATTAFTGGAGADAVVLSNAMETAVDMGAGDDSVTYGGATSTVAGKVGSVNAGDGKDTIVMTATLAAAADDNAAFNTAFTGFEVLDLTTVGSETVNLVGINGVNEVVTRGATSLTLNGYTSGGKLTLDAASTAVAANVTNAVLTAGDVFNVDLSNSTNNVVGFGTVTLAGIETVNLSTVDAGTDGDAAATIDTATLVATDATSVTVAGNNGLDLTNTGNTAITSFDASGVVADSAATVDTAANLAVTFASANTTAAATVSITGGAGNDTLTGNAAKDTISGGAGNDTITGGTGQDSLSGGAGRDAFAFVSDATTATPINDSSTAGADVVTDFGLTSVAVAGATVVGAAAFQAASAGGAGADILSFNMSDNLSADVTVAAEANGTGAGQGVGVTYTVANGILTVSGTGASGVDTLAEWLSEAAAVAADDGELLAFEFGGDTYVFGQNGAVDSLVELSDVTGATGLVDITGAITADVGSIMFENVV; this is encoded by the coding sequence ATGGCAACTTTAACAGTTGAGCAGCAAGTTCAGCAGATCTACATCGGCCTTTTGGGTCGTGCAGCTGATAAAGCTGGCCTGGATTACTGGACCAACGAAATCACAACCGGTGTTCTGTCTATTGAACAGCTGCGTGCGAACATCGTTAATGAACAGCCAGAATACGCCGATGGCTTGGGTCTTCTGAGCCGCGCTCAGGTGGTTTCAGAGCTGTATCAAAACCTGTTTGAACGCGCTGCTGAATCAGCTGGCCTGAACTACTGGGTTAGCGGTGAAGGTTCTTCAGTAAACATTGACCAGCTCGTTCTGGCATTGACCAACGCTGCTGGCGCAAACGATCGTTTGGCGCTGGACAACAAGACCGAAGCTGCTACTTATTATGCAGCTAATGTCGGTACTGGCTTTACTCGCGATGGAGCCAAAGCGGCTGTCGACAGTGTTGATGGTACTCGTGCGTCGGTTTTGGACTCGAAAGCTGCTACTGATGGTGGAACTCAGTCTTCTGGGGATACTTTTACGCTCACTCAAGGTGCCGACAGTTTCTCCGGTGGTGCGAGCAACGACACCTTCAATGGTGCTGACAATGCGAATGGTGCGGTATGGACTACTGGCGACTCCCTGAATGGTGGTGCCGGTGAAGATACTTTCAACATCGTAACGGGCACAGCAATTACTGGTGCTCCGGTTGGTGCCACTGTCGCGAACGTTGAAAACATCAATGTAACCAGCGACGCGGCCGTTACACTGAACACCACATCTTTCTCCGGTCTGACCTCACTGAGTGTCAACAACGATAGTGCGCAGATTCTGACAGCTGCTGCTACGACTGACGTTGCTGCCACTGCTGATGCGGCCACAGTTACAGTGAATGGTGGCAAGGACGTAACCGTTACCTCTACCGATAACGTCCTCGATAATATCAGTGTTGGCGGAACTACCGCTGCTGCGGGTACTGTCGATGTAAACGTGACCGGCGGTGATGCAGGCACCGAGACATCTGGTTCGGTCAACGTAACTGGCGGTTCAACAGTTAATGTTACCCAGAACGCAGGCAACGCCGCAGCGACTGGTAACGACACTGTTGGTGGTGTTATCGGTGTAACGGGTGATGCAAACACAACTGCAGTGACGGTCAATCAAACGGATACTGGCACTGGCCTGACTGCTACATCCACAGCTGCTGGCGTGGTTGGTTTCACAGCTGGTTCCGTGACCATTAACGACGCCAACCAAGCGTCTGCGACAGCCGCCGGTACAATCGCAACTGTTTCCCTCGATAGCTACGGCAATTCTACTATCGACTCTGGTGCTCTCACCACCGTGAACTTGGAAGGCACAGGCGGTAGTCTGGGCGTGACTGCAGGTGCATTGACAACCGCCGTAGTTGATACCCTAGCTCTGAACGTAAGCGGTCTGACTGCTGGCGCGACTACTCTGGATGCTGACTACACCACCGTTAACATTGATTCTTCAACTGCTGCTTCTACTGTTTCCGATTTGATCGCTTCAAGTGCGACGACGGTAAATGTAGCTGGCGATGCCAAGCTCACGTTGACGGATCAGGACTTTACCGGTGCTGACACCATCACAGTAACCAACACGGCAGGTGCTAGTTTTGGTGCTACGGCGATTGCGGCCACCACTGCGTTCACCGGTGGCGCAGGTGCCGATGCTGTTGTACTGAGCAATGCAATGGAAACTGCTGTTGACATGGGCGCTGGCGACGATAGCGTTACCTACGGTGGTGCTACCTCAACTGTTGCTGGCAAAGTTGGTTCAGTTAACGCAGGTGACGGTAAAGACACAATTGTCATGACTGCAACTCTGGCTGCTGCAGCTGACGATAACGCGGCGTTTAATACTGCCTTTACTGGCTTTGAAGTGCTGGACCTCACAACCGTTGGAAGTGAAACGGTCAATTTGGTCGGTATCAATGGTGTTAACGAGGTAGTCACTCGCGGTGCTACCAGTCTGACCCTGAACGGCTACACCTCTGGCGGTAAGCTGACTCTTGATGCAGCCAGCACTGCGGTTGCTGCAAATGTCACTAACGCCGTACTGACTGCTGGCGATGTGTTCAACGTCGATCTGAGCAACAGCACCAATAATGTGGTAGGTTTCGGTACAGTGACTCTGGCCGGCATTGAAACTGTCAACCTCAGCACTGTAGACGCTGGAACCGACGGCGACGCTGCAGCGACTATTGACACTGCTACTTTGGTTGCGACAGATGCGACCAGCGTAACGGTAGCTGGTAACAATGGTCTGGATCTGACCAACACTGGCAACACCGCGATCACCAGCTTTGATGCTTCAGGTGTTGTGGCAGATAGTGCAGCGACCGTTGATACTGCGGCAAATCTGGCTGTGACCTTTGCTTCTGCGAATACTACCGCAGCAGCGACTGTTTCCATCACTGGTGGTGCTGGTAATGACACGCTGACTGGTAATGCTGCTAAAGACACCATCTCTGGTGGCGCAGGCAACGATACCATTACCGGTGGCACTGGCCAGGATTCGCTGAGCGGTGGTGCGGGTCGTGATGCCTTCGCGTTTGTCTCGGATGCTACAACTGCAACCCCGATCAATGACTCGTCAACAGCGGGTGCAGACGTTGTCACTGACTTCGGTCTCACTTCGGTTGCCGTCGCTGGCGCAACTGTTGTTGGCGCGGCCGCATTCCAGGCAGCCTCAGCGGGCGGTGCGGGTGCTGATATCCTGTCATTTAATATGTCGGATAACCTTAGCGCGGATGTTACTGTTGCAGCTGAAGCCAACGGAACGGGTGCTGGTCAAGGTGTTGGCGTTACCTACACTGTGGCTAACGGTATTCTCACGGTCTCTGGTACTGGCGCTTCTGGCGTTGATACGCTGGCTGAGTGGCTGTCCGAAGCAGCGGCAGTTGCTGCGGATGATGGTGAACTCCTGGCATTCGAGTTCGGTGGTGATACCTACGTGTTTGGCCAGAACGGCGCAGTCGACTCGCTGGTTGAACTAAGCGATGTTACAGGTGCCACTGGCTTGGTTGACATTACTGGTGCTATCACAGCTGATGTTGGCTCTATCATGTTTGAAAACGTGGTTTAA
- a CDS encoding transposase, producing MPRPRAEQISVADTPYYHVISRCVRRTFLCGEDRQTGRNYEHRRGWIEERIRLLSSVFALDIAAYAVMANHYHLVVKLSPDDVIPLTDDKVLEHWCCLYKGAPLAQRYMDGQDLCDAELRVVARYAETYRARLGDLSWFMKCLNEPIASQANREDKCTGHFWESRFKSYPLDTEEAVLTCMAYVDLNPIRAAIADTPETSKYTSVRERIQQRFNLADAIKNQTEQKTLNNFTLPLKPLLGFEERIHRGFQRGVLFCLEDYLTLVDETGRITRRGKRGAITPNLLPILERLNLDPDRWCERATAFEETYGDYRKKRRRAA from the coding sequence ATGCCCAGGCCCAGAGCAGAACAAATCAGTGTTGCAGACACCCCTTACTACCATGTTATTTCCCGCTGTGTGCGCCGTACCTTTCTGTGCGGAGAAGACCGCCAAACCGGGCGCAACTACGAGCATCGACGAGGCTGGATTGAGGAACGGATTCGGCTGCTGTCTTCGGTATTTGCCTTAGACATTGCCGCCTACGCGGTGATGGCCAATCATTACCACCTCGTAGTAAAACTCAGCCCAGATGACGTTATACCTTTAACTGACGACAAGGTGCTGGAACACTGGTGTTGCCTGTACAAAGGCGCACCGCTGGCTCAGCGGTATATGGATGGGCAAGACCTGTGCGACGCCGAGTTGCGAGTGGTGGCGCGATACGCTGAAACTTACCGAGCCCGGCTTGGGGACCTTAGCTGGTTTATGAAATGCCTGAACGAACCCATCGCAAGCCAAGCCAACCGGGAAGATAAGTGCACGGGTCACTTCTGGGAAAGCCGGTTCAAATCCTACCCGCTAGACACCGAAGAAGCCGTACTAACCTGCATGGCTTACGTGGACCTTAATCCAATTCGTGCGGCTATCGCCGATACCCCTGAGACCTCAAAATACACCAGCGTTCGGGAACGCATTCAACAAAGATTCAACCTGGCGGACGCCATCAAGAACCAGACCGAACAAAAAACACTGAACAACTTCACGCTACCCCTTAAACCGCTACTGGGTTTCGAGGAGCGAATTCATCGGGGTTTTCAACGGGGTGTGCTGTTTTGCCTGGAAGACTACCTAACGCTGGTGGACGAAACCGGGCGCATCACACGAAGGGGCAAACGCGGCGCCATCACCCCGAATCTCTTGCCCATTTTGGAACGCCTGAACCTGGACCCCGACCGCTGGTGCGAGCGGGCCACAGCGTTTGAGGAAACTTACGGCGACTACCGCAAAAAACGCCGACGAGCGGCCTAG
- a CDS encoding SapC family protein, translating to MFNRLVVSAKECEGLRWQKPGNMAFAASKPLLPLHIGELVGAATSMPIAFTQNEGVWQLVAVCGHTAKCNLFVRDGAWLGAYTPQTLENWPFELVRVGERGFITFDKASGALVEKGGDSFFDLEGNMSEALAAVRQRLEASAPKLQATTKAITALHAARVMAPWSENLTARFGDFELSDLFYMDEQALAKLDDNEFLALRRNGALALGYAVNVSLGQIHVLQRLIKLNPAPSRAGINPADDLEAFFEGDDNLSF from the coding sequence ATGTTTAACCGTCTTGTAGTAAGTGCTAAGGAATGCGAGGGTTTGCGCTGGCAAAAACCAGGCAATATGGCTTTTGCAGCCAGCAAGCCATTGCTTCCTTTACACATTGGTGAGCTGGTAGGCGCGGCCACTAGTATGCCCATAGCGTTTACTCAAAATGAAGGGGTTTGGCAGTTGGTCGCAGTTTGTGGTCACACTGCAAAATGTAATCTATTTGTGCGAGATGGCGCTTGGTTGGGAGCCTATACACCCCAAACCCTCGAAAATTGGCCGTTTGAATTGGTGCGGGTGGGTGAGCGCGGCTTCATAACCTTTGATAAAGCCAGTGGCGCGTTGGTTGAGAAGGGCGGAGATTCATTTTTTGATCTTGAAGGTAATATGAGTGAAGCTTTAGCCGCCGTGAGGCAGCGCCTTGAAGCTAGTGCGCCAAAACTACAGGCCACCACAAAAGCAATCACTGCATTGCATGCGGCTAGGGTAATGGCGCCGTGGTCTGAAAACTTGACGGCCCGATTCGGCGATTTTGAACTTTCCGATTTGTTTTATATGGACGAACAGGCTTTGGCAAAGCTTGACGACAATGAATTTTTGGCGCTGCGTCGTAACGGTGCTTTGGCACTTGGATATGCTGTGAATGTGTCGTTAGGTCAAATACACGTGCTTCAGCGCTTGATAAAGCTGAACCCAGCGCCAAGTCGCGCGGGGATAAACCCTGCGGACGATCTGGAAGCTTTTTTCGAGGGCGATGATAATTTGAGCTTTTAA
- a CDS encoding glycosyltransferase family 2 protein, whose translation MISIVVPMMNEEAGLPALFDVLIPICRDMGPFEIIAVNDGSSDTTLDILVQYQQRIPELAIVDLSRNFGKEAALIAGLAHCSGAVAITMDADLQHPPEYIPEMLGKWHDGYEIVSAVREDRQIETFTKRLTATYFYKIFNKISEVKIMQGEGDFRLLDRKAIDALLTLPERARFNKGLFNWIGFRLCHIYHPLRERSAGETKWDYRKLLRFAIDGFISFSSLPLKIWTHIGLMCSFSAIVYAIYVFIKTLIIGSEIPGYPTIIIAIFFMGGLILSGIGILGEYISRIFEETKQRPLYIVRQFHRPETEEEK comes from the coding sequence ATGATCAGTATCGTCGTCCCAATGATGAATGAGGAAGCGGGGCTTCCAGCGCTCTTCGATGTGCTGATTCCCATCTGCCGAGATATGGGCCCGTTTGAAATTATTGCAGTAAATGACGGCAGTTCGGACACCACTCTCGATATCCTGGTGCAATACCAACAGAGAATCCCAGAACTGGCCATTGTTGATTTATCCCGCAACTTCGGTAAAGAGGCCGCTCTTATCGCTGGGCTGGCTCACTGTTCCGGGGCCGTCGCCATCACCATGGATGCCGATCTGCAGCACCCCCCTGAATACATTCCTGAAATGCTGGGAAAATGGCACGACGGCTATGAGATTGTTTCAGCCGTACGTGAGGATCGCCAGATAGAGACATTTACCAAACGGCTAACAGCAACCTATTTCTATAAAATATTCAATAAGATATCAGAAGTAAAGATCATGCAGGGAGAAGGAGATTTTCGTTTGCTTGATCGAAAAGCAATTGATGCCTTGCTTACGCTGCCAGAGCGGGCGCGATTCAACAAGGGGCTCTTTAACTGGATCGGTTTCAGGCTGTGCCATATATACCATCCGTTACGGGAGCGCAGTGCGGGCGAGACCAAATGGGACTACCGCAAACTGCTTCGTTTCGCTATCGATGGTTTTATTTCATTCAGCAGCCTTCCATTGAAGATATGGACTCATATCGGTTTGATGTGTTCTTTTTCCGCTATCGTCTACGCAATTTATGTTTTTATAAAAACTCTCATTATCGGCTCCGAAATTCCAGGCTATCCAACCATTATAATTGCGATTTTTTTTATGGGCGGGTTGATTCTTTCCGGTATAGGAATTCTCGGTGAATACATCAGCCGTATCTTTGAAGAAACCAAGCAACGACCTTTGTATATTGTCCGCCAATTTCACCGCCCAGAAACTGAAGAAGAGAAATAA
- a CDS encoding GtrA family protein produces MINTRQIIRYGITGLIGTTVHFGTLFFLVEIYAVDAVKASSCGFILTVIISYILNYFWTFKTRGNHLPTFIKYLSVSCSGLLLNALIMHVGVNNFGFHYGISQAFVVLVIPLTNYLINHYWTFAGRVGERS; encoded by the coding sequence ATGATCAACACAAGACAAATCATCAGATACGGCATCACCGGCCTGATAGGGACGACTGTTCATTTTGGAACCCTCTTTTTTCTGGTCGAAATATATGCCGTCGACGCCGTAAAAGCATCCTCCTGCGGCTTTATTCTAACGGTGATAATTTCTTATATACTGAACTACTTCTGGACATTTAAAACCCGCGGGAATCATCTGCCAACCTTCATCAAATATCTTTCCGTTTCCTGCAGCGGCTTGCTTCTCAATGCGCTTATCATGCATGTAGGAGTCAACAATTTTGGATTTCACTATGGCATTTCACAGGCATTTGTTGTTCTGGTCATTCCGCTGACCAACTATTTAATCAACCATTATTGGACTTTTGCTGGCCGTGTAGGAGAAAGAAGTTGA